GATTGCTAGGGTATTcggttatatatatgttcattccCTTGCCGATGGTGATGTAACAGACATTTTTCAATGATGCAGGAAGTTAAAAATATCGTATACGAGGGAGTTTCTTCTGTCATTGAGTGAGTTAGAATCCTGCAAGAAGTTGCCAGATGGGTTCGACCGGTCATTCCTAAGGTGAATCGCCTCTTTCAAGTAGTTAGGGGTTATACATACTTGGTTTCGCTGGTTTGTTTTATCTTGCTGTACCATGGTTATTGATATTGCTTTAATCTTGTGTTAAGTCTTGCTCATAGTTTATGCTTTCTGTTTCCATTCCTTCCCTTTTCATATCAGTGAATTCGAGGATGCTTTCAGAGGGCAAAGGCCATCTAGTGGTTTGTCAGCAAATAGTTTCAGGCGAAATGATTATGGTTCATCACCTCCTACTAGAGGTGATGCAGCTGGTTATTCGCGACTGCCTCATGGAAGGTGGGAAAGTCGTTCTTCTGGACGCAGTGATAAAGATAGTGACACGCAATCTGACAAGGACTCTGGTGAGGTTTTAGGTTAATCATGACTATTGATACTTTGATATTAAACTTCTACATATATGGTCTTCTATGTATAACTCCAAATGTATCTAGATATCTATGTTTCAGAGAATAGTTCACATGATTGTTAGTTGCTTGTGGTAGACTGGTGTCTTTACAGGTACTTCCCAAGTACCAAGCAGGCCTAGCCTGCAAATTCAGtgcatttattttgaacttagtCATTTGGCAGAAGAATACCTTATCATGAAACTTGGGAACTCTTATGGGGAATTAAGTCCAATCTTCCAGTAGACCAAGCGAGGTGATTTTTTATGTTTGTATGGGTAAAAGAAATACTTACCCAGTCAAGCTAGCATTATAAAGTTCCTTTATGAGTAATTAACTGAGACTGCGAGGAAAATGGTTAAATATATCCATATTATGTTGTTATTGGATATCCGTGGGAGTTGAGTGTTGAGGACAAATGTTGGGGGAAGCTGATATTTATGGTGAGGAGACTGGTTGTTAGACATATTGATTAGGATATAGAATTGACTAGTGGTGCCCCTGGGTGCCTGGTTAACTGTTAAGATCCTACTCTTCTACATTTCCTGTCTTGAAGCAGTGCTTTGTCCTCATTTAGTGTCAGGCTCTTTTCTGTGGCAATTCATATGGCATTCTTGTATTGCTGAGATCCTGCTCAGCTGTTTCTCCACAAATTTAGATATCTGAAATTGTATTTGCTGATCTGTTGAATATACAGATTCCGGAAGGCACTATGGGAACCAGGCTCGGCGGCCTTGGCAGGTCCCTGAGCATGATGGACTTCTCGGAAGTGGTTCCTTTCCAAGACCAGCTGGGTTTGCTGGAGGGATAGCGGCACCCAAAGTTCGACCTAATGATACCTACCAACTAAATAGAAGCAATGAACCATATCAGCCTCCCCGTCCTTATAAAGTAAGTTTTTGACTTGTTTGTGGCCCTACCGTGTGTGTTAAAAAATTCACAAAAAGCATAATGCCTGCAGTAGCGAACTTAATATCCACCAGTTTGATGTGCTGCAGTATTATTTTATATGTCTTTAAACCAGTATAATGCAGAGAAAAGCTTCTTAACTATATTTTTTCCCTTGTCCTATAATTTGCAGGCACCACCTCTCACACGAAAGGAGATTACCGACTCACTTAatgatgaaacttttggttCCTCTGAGTATACAAATGAGGATAGAGCAGAagaggaaagaaagagaagaggtaCTTGTTTTTATCTTTAGGGTGGTTACGTAGAACTGATTgcaagttttctgtgttttttgtattttttgtacctctTTAGCTTGGGTCAGTATGTTTTGCTGTCAATTATATGCAAGTTTGAAATTTGATGGCTTTTCTCCCAGATTCCTTTGAACTAATGAGGAAAGAGCAGCAGAAAGCATTTCAAGAAAAGCAGAAGCTGAAGCCAGAGAAGAATAAAGGtggctttgatttttctacGCTGTTGGATGATGATaccaaagaagagaagaaacttTTGCCGAGGAGCAGTGAAATTGCTGAGCCTCGGCTACCACCAGCATCAAATAATGATGGGGAAAAGTCTAATTTACCCTTGCAAACTCCTGCATCCAGACCTCTTGTGCCCCCTGGTTTTACTAGCACAGTTTTGGAAAGAAATCTTGGAACAAAATCCTTGAACCATCCCCATCAAGTGGAGGTAACCACTATGTACTTTTTTTTTACTAATGAAGACAGTGTTTTCCTAGATTATTGTCTTTTTAATTCTTAATGCTTAGCATAGGTTATGCTTTGAAATGATTACAATCTTGCTAATAAGTGTCGAGAGATATTTGGCTGAAGAACTTTTTAACCACGTGTGTCTAATACTGAGTTAATATAGTAGTGGATATCATGTCTGTCTtctgattttgtttaatttttctgGTCGTTTTACCAATTAATTTATAGTTTTGCTAAAATACACTCTAGGGAGCCAACCTCATATGAGGGTTTCCTATTTCATACCCTATTTGCATTCATCATTAATCTGTCGCTTCTTTCTGTTAGGTTGGGAATTCTGGACTTGAGGATAACATTCTACATGGCAAAAGTAACCGTGTTGTAAATGGTACTTCTGATAATCGAGTGGAAAAACAACCGGTTGAGCAAATGGTTTTGGGCAAGCAGCATCATGCAAGTGCAAGTACTCATGCTTCATTTGATAGTATGAGTGAAAAGAGTCTAAATTTGTTACCACCTCAAGGTGCTTATAATAAGATAATTGGCGTGGATAGTCAATTATATAATAAAGCTAATACACCACAAGCTTTAGAAGCTTCCAAAAATAGTGAAGTGTTTGAGATCGATGCTGAAAAGGTGACTAATTCTACTTCAATACTGGAAAAGCTTTTCAGCGGTGCAGTACCTTTAAATGGTGTTGGCTCCTCAAAtatcattgaggtattcatggtgtctttctctctctctctctctctctctctctctctctctctcttatttttAGAGTTCCTATTAAAATCTCCATTATTCGGGACGAATTTCAAGTGCCCACATTCTTGATTCACTCttaattttaagaaataaaataatCTAGCATCATTTAATATGAAGTTATGATACTGAGACCTGCCTTTGATAGGGCTCATTAGCATTATGTTTTATCAAAATtaagttttcattttcatattCCAACTTATGGTAAGCTTTAGATCCCAGGCAAGCAAGTTTGTGTATTTTTCTCATTTGAATCTGAAACAAAGTCAGTAGTTTGAGAAGTAGTCTCATTCATATCTTTTGTGCTTCTGCAGCCTCATGATAGCAAAGTGGATGAGGCACTGGGCCCTCACATTGTCAACTCATCAAAGTTTGCTCAGTGGTTTCATGAAGAAGGTCTGCTGCCATCAATTTCTTGTAGTTAGAAgctttttaaatttgtttccaACTTTAGTCATTTaaacttggaatggaaaatgtACATTTTAAGCTTTAATTAGTTCTATTTTACTGCAGACAAGAAACCTGCTAATGAGATCTTATCCGGAAGGCCAAATGATTTGCTTTCCTTGATCGTTGGTAGTGAAAAAGCTGGACCTCATATTTCTGATGGGAAGCTACGCGATCACAGTTTTCTTAGTTTTCCCTCCCAAAACTCTGAACCTGCAGAGAGGCTTTTGACATCAAACATAGTATCTCCTCCAGTTGGAGACTCTGAGCATATGTACAAAAGTATTAAACCAGAGGCAGTTTCAGCAGTCCTTACATGTGAAGACCTTGAGCAGTCGATTCTATCTGAAATTAGTGACAGTGGTCCGACCTTGCAGCCCCCTGTTCAAAGGTCAGTTGTACCTGATAGAAAGGCTGAGCAGCCAAAAGCCAAAGTAGATAATCATGCATCGCAGCACCTACTCTCACTGTTGCAGAAGGGAACAGGCTTAAAAGATATTGAACCATCTTTGAATCAAGAGACAGCATCTTCTGAGAAAGTTCACAACATTGATGGGACACTTATTGGCACTGCACGTCACGtttcaaaagagaaaaatgctGATAATACTTCTGATCCAGGGAAGAGTCTGACGCTTGAAACACTATTTGGAACTGCTTTCATGAAGGAGTTGCAATCAGTTGGAGCACCAGTTTCTACGAAAAGAGGCCTTGTAGGGTCCGCAAGAGTAGATGTTCCGGAGCCTCATGGGTTGCCTTTTTCAGTATCAGACAATAGTTTTGTTCCTTCTGCAATTGATGTTGGACCTAATACAAGTAATCATAGTAACAGTGACATGACAGCAAATAGAAGGAAGCAAACCAAATCAGATAAGATCGATGAGCAGTTGCTAGGTTTTGATAATCCTCAAATTGACCTAGATTCATTACAGGTTAGAACTGACTTGGGGTCTAAGATTGGCGTCTTTGATGGGCCTGCGGATATTCGACTTCCTGAAGAGGATAGCTTAATTACCGTCAGTGAACCTTTAAACATCCAAAATTTTATGTCTACCGGGAATCTAGTGAAAAGCAAAGTATTCTCCTCCCCAAACACAGAAGTTGACATTGTTGAGAAATTGGCAGCTTTGAACTCTGCCTTCAAGGATGAAAGGTCTATCATGGGAAGCCAAGAAGGTCCACCTTTTCTTCGTGGCCCTTATGATATAAGACAGCCTGATATTCCTTATCAGAACCATAATGTCCAACCTTCTTCACAGCAGCTCCATCATCCTCAAATGAATCATAGAGGAACTTTTTTTCATCCATCAGATTCTCATCCTGGCAATGCCAACTCTCAGATGAATTTTATGACGCCAGAGGGTATGATCCGAAATGATCCTCCTCAAAGTCATCAGTTTCCTGCAAATATGCTCCGTCCACCTTTCCATCATGCGAACACTGGACAATCTGGGTTTGATGCTCATCATCACCCTATGTTGCAACAGATGCATATGGCAGGAAACTTTCCTCCGCCTCACTTGCTACAAGGATTATCCAGTGCTCCAGCCCTGCCTCCTCATCCGAACAGGGGTGCACCTTTGCCTGCTCATCCAAACAGTCAGGTTTCTAGCTTTATGGAAGAATTGAACCCAATGGCCGGCTTTCCGTTTGGTCCTCGGCCAGTCAGCTTAGGTGGTCATGGCATGCCATCGCCAGGTAAAACCACTTCTCTTTTCATTTGCTATTGGTGCTTGTAGTTGAATTAGTTCTCTGCCTGCTATTCTGATTTATTTGGGGAATGCGTCCATGTAGTGTCTTGGTAGAGTTTGCACCTTTACTTCTCTATATTCTAGAAATTACTCGAATCATTAAAACTATGCCCAAAGTCTCCCACAATAATTTTGAACCCCTTTGACATTCAACTTCTGTTAAACTAATGGAAACCTTCTTAATTATGTTGACCTGTTTTTTTAGTGATGAGGTTCAACTTTGAGTTTCATCTTCAGAAACTGCATGTATAAAAATACTGACTTTCGTTAAATTTCAGCTCCTGATGTTGCTGGTGGAAGCAACCATCCTGAGGCATTGCAAAGGCTCCTTGAGATGGAAATGAGATCAAACCCGAAACAGATTCACCCATTTGCTGCCAGTGGTGGGCATAATAGTCAAGGGATGTATGGGCATGAACTGGACATGGGTTTTGGGTATAGATAGTTAGTCAGATGTTTGTGCTTGTGTATATCAATGTATTGACAGTCTCTTGCTCAGATGTGCAATTCAACGAATGGCGATGTGTTTAATGTTGCTTCTTTCATATTGGATGTATGGAGGCTAGTGTAAGTAATGGATTTTCTTGCCATTGGCCATGTTATTGGGttcattttgttctttttttcatttcggAAGCTATGGAATTTTAAATGAGACCGAATATAGTGACAATTTCATCAGAGGTGGAGACAGCAACTTGGGTGTAAGTATAACACTACCACACCAAGTTCGTCTACCAATTTCTATTCATCAAAATGTTCATTTCGTTTAATAATGATCCATCATTCAATCCACATGCATAAATTCAAACCGAGTTTTGATGGTAATGCATAAATTGCAAGTACAAAAGATTACTCTGTTTTTGGTTGGAGGTGCCTGGAAGGGCAAATCGACCAAAGCTTCCTATAACAAATAATATAAATAGAGGAACACCGTCTACTAATTTTCGTCAAAAGAAATCTTCCAAAACACAAAGAGGGACACTCTCTGCGGATGAACAACCTATCgctttattttcttgtttggaT
This portion of the Rosa chinensis cultivar Old Blush chromosome 1, RchiOBHm-V2, whole genome shotgun sequence genome encodes:
- the LOC112181758 gene encoding uncharacterized protein LOC112181758; this encodes MSLENEDQHLPDQPAETNHEVNKKLKISYTREFLLSLSELESCKKLPDGFDRSFLSEFEDAFRGQRPSSGLSANSFRRNDYGSSPPTRGDAAGYSRLPHGRWESRSSGRSDKDSDTQSDKDSDSGRHYGNQARRPWQVPEHDGLLGSGSFPRPAGFAGGIAAPKVRPNDTYQLNRSNEPYQPPRPYKAPPLTRKEITDSLNDETFGSSEYTNEDRAEEERKRRDSFELMRKEQQKAFQEKQKLKPEKNKGGFDFSTLLDDDTKEEKKLLPRSSEIAEPRLPPASNNDGEKSNLPLQTPASRPLVPPGFTSTVLERNLGTKSLNHPHQVEVGNSGLEDNILHGKSNRVVNGTSDNRVEKQPVEQMVLGKQHHASASTHASFDSMSEKSLNLLPPQGAYNKIIGVDSQLYNKANTPQALEASKNSEVFEIDAEKVTNSTSILEKLFSGAVPLNGVGSSNIIEPHDSKVDEALGPHIVNSSKFAQWFHEEDKKPANEILSGRPNDLLSLIVGSEKAGPHISDGKLRDHSFLSFPSQNSEPAERLLTSNIVSPPVGDSEHMYKSIKPEAVSAVLTCEDLEQSILSEISDSGPTLQPPVQRSVVPDRKAEQPKAKVDNHASQHLLSLLQKGTGLKDIEPSLNQETASSEKVHNIDGTLIGTARHVSKEKNADNTSDPGKSLTLETLFGTAFMKELQSVGAPVSTKRGLVGSARVDVPEPHGLPFSVSDNSFVPSAIDVGPNTSNHSNSDMTANRRKQTKSDKIDEQLLGFDNPQIDLDSLQVRTDLGSKIGVFDGPADIRLPEEDSLITVSEPLNIQNFMSTGNLVKSKVFSSPNTEVDIVEKLAALNSAFKDERSIMGSQEGPPFLRGPYDIRQPDIPYQNHNVQPSSQQLHHPQMNHRGTFFHPSDSHPGNANSQMNFMTPEGMIRNDPPQSHQFPANMLRPPFHHANTGQSGFDAHHHPMLQQMHMAGNFPPPHLLQGLSSAPALPPHPNRGAPLPAHPNSQVSSFMEELNPMAGFPFGPRPVSLGGHGMPSPAPDVAGGSNHPEALQRLLEMEMRSNPKQIHPFAASGGHNSQGMYGHELDMGFGYR